In a single window of the Xylanimonas protaetiae genome:
- a CDS encoding magnesium transporter MgtE N-terminal domain-containing protein, protein MSAGTRVFVARLAGTAVFDPIGDPVGRVRDVVVLVRAKGAPRVVGLVVEVPGRRRVFLPMTRVTSIDAGQIITTGLVNLRRFEQRAMESLVLAELLDRTVTMRDGSGEVGVEDVSIARQRNGDWLVDQLFVRRREPGRSTLGLRRRGATMVVGIDAVSTLAAGGRGQGAAALIEAYEDLRPADLADALHELGDARRLEVAAALDDERLADVLEELPEDDQVAILSGLDTGRAADILEAMEPDDAADLLQELPAAQATRLIELMEPDEAEDVRRLLAYDEDTAGGMMTTEPVILGPETTIAAALAQIRKQDLAPALASVVFVARPPLETPTGRFLGVAHFQRLLREPPHAAVGSVIDTDAEALTADAPLGRVTRLLAAYDLLALPVLDDERRLLGAVSVDDVLDHLLPEDWRESHDESLDEEATRG, encoded by the coding sequence GTGAGCGCCGGAACCCGAGTGTTCGTCGCACGCCTGGCCGGTACCGCGGTCTTCGACCCCATCGGTGACCCGGTCGGCCGTGTGCGCGACGTCGTCGTCCTCGTGCGTGCCAAGGGCGCGCCCCGCGTCGTGGGCCTCGTGGTCGAGGTCCCCGGCAGACGCCGCGTCTTCCTGCCCATGACCCGTGTGACCAGCATCGACGCGGGTCAGATCATCACCACGGGCCTGGTGAACCTGCGGCGCTTCGAGCAGCGCGCGATGGAGTCGCTCGTGCTGGCCGAGCTGCTCGACCGCACGGTGACGATGCGCGACGGCTCGGGCGAGGTGGGCGTCGAGGACGTGTCGATCGCCCGCCAGCGCAACGGCGACTGGCTCGTCGACCAGCTCTTCGTCCGCCGCCGCGAGCCGGGCCGGTCGACGCTCGGCCTGCGCCGGCGCGGCGCCACGATGGTGGTCGGCATCGACGCCGTCTCCACGCTCGCGGCGGGCGGGCGCGGCCAGGGCGCGGCCGCGCTCATCGAGGCGTACGAGGACCTGCGCCCCGCCGACCTCGCCGACGCCCTGCACGAGCTCGGCGACGCCCGCCGCCTCGAGGTGGCCGCGGCGCTCGACGACGAGCGCCTCGCCGACGTCCTCGAGGAGCTGCCCGAGGACGACCAGGTCGCCATCCTCTCCGGCCTCGACACCGGCCGCGCGGCCGACATCCTCGAGGCCATGGAGCCCGACGACGCCGCGGACCTCCTCCAGGAGCTGCCGGCCGCGCAGGCCACCCGCCTCATCGAGCTCATGGAGCCCGACGAGGCGGAGGACGTGCGCCGCCTGCTCGCCTACGACGAGGACACCGCCGGCGGCATGATGACCACCGAGCCGGTGATCCTGGGCCCGGAGACGACGATCGCGGCCGCGCTCGCGCAGATCCGCAAGCAGGACCTCGCGCCGGCGCTCGCGTCGGTCGTCTTCGTGGCGCGCCCGCCGCTGGAGACGCCCACGGGCCGGTTCCTCGGCGTCGCGCACTTCCAGCGCCTGCTGCGCGAACCGCCGCACGCCGCCGTCGGCTCCGTCATCGACACGGACGCCGAGGCGCTCACCGCGGACGCGCCCCTCGGGCGCGTGACGCGCCTGCTGGCCGCGTACGACCTGCTCGCCCTGCCGGTGCTCGACGACGAACGCCGCCTGCTGGGCGCCGTCTCGGTGGACGACGTGCTCGACCACCTGCTGCCGGAGGACTGGCGCGAGTCGCACGACGAGAGCCTGGACGAGGAGGCGACCCGTGGCTGA
- a CDS encoding DUF1003 domain-containing protein codes for MADRLDTPREARRNLIPRLRVDQDAMGKATEGIARFLGTPRFLIWLTVFCAVWLAWNSWGPVGLRFDKAENGFTALTLMLSLQASYAAPLILLAQNRQDDRDRVTAEQDRQRAERNLADTEYLAREMASLRLALSEVATRDFVRSELRDLLRELEDQRDERAVEGS; via the coding sequence GTGGCTGACCGGCTCGACACGCCCCGCGAGGCGCGCCGCAACCTCATCCCCCGCCTCCGCGTCGACCAGGACGCGATGGGCAAGGCGACCGAGGGCATCGCGCGGTTCCTGGGCACGCCCCGGTTCCTGATCTGGCTGACGGTCTTCTGCGCGGTGTGGCTCGCGTGGAACTCGTGGGGGCCGGTGGGCCTGCGGTTCGACAAGGCGGAGAACGGGTTCACGGCCCTCACGCTCATGCTGTCGCTCCAGGCGTCCTACGCGGCGCCCCTCATCCTGCTCGCGCAGAACCGGCAGGACGACCGCGACCGCGTCACGGCCGAGCAGGACCGCCAGCGCGCCGAGCGGAACCTCGCCGACACCGAGTACCTGGCCCGCGAGATGGCGTCGCTGCGGCTCGCGCTGAGCGAGGTCGCGACGCGCGACTTCGTCCGCTCCGAGCTGCGCGACCTGCTGCGGGAGCTGGAGGACCAGCGCGACGAGCGGGCGGTGGAGGGCTCGTAG